One Microbacterium sp. No. 7 genomic window carries:
- the holA gene encoding DNA polymerase III subunit delta, protein MAAPRRSTPKSAIPQVSWRAPQPAPIVLVSGPEEVCAERAIAGVRDFLRAEDPSLEISDLRADDYTSGSLLTMTSPSLFGEPRLVRVAGAEKCSDAFLAEALAYIEAPQDGATVVLRHTGASVRGKKLLDAIRAGTGGGVEIACAAIKRDSDRFDFAAGEFQAAGRRIAPAALRALVGAFADDVTELAAACQQLISDIPGDIGEQIVERYYGGRIETTAFAVADTAIAGRYGEALITLRHALASGADPVPLVAAIASKLRTMARVAGSRESARELAARLGLKDWQVDRARRDLSGWNEASLGLAIQAAARADAEVKGGSRDPVFAVERLVTVIATRAPFGA, encoded by the coding sequence ATGGCCGCACCGCGTCGATCGACTCCCAAGAGCGCGATCCCGCAGGTGTCGTGGCGCGCCCCGCAGCCGGCGCCGATCGTGCTCGTCTCGGGACCGGAGGAGGTCTGCGCGGAGCGCGCGATCGCCGGCGTCCGCGACTTCCTGCGCGCCGAGGACCCGAGCCTGGAGATCTCCGATCTGCGCGCCGACGACTACACGTCGGGCAGCCTGCTCACGATGACCTCGCCGTCGCTGTTCGGCGAGCCGCGCCTCGTGCGCGTCGCGGGCGCCGAGAAGTGCAGCGACGCGTTCCTCGCCGAGGCGCTCGCCTACATCGAGGCGCCGCAGGACGGCGCGACGGTCGTGCTGCGGCACACCGGCGCGAGCGTGCGCGGAAAGAAGCTGCTCGACGCGATCCGCGCAGGCACCGGCGGCGGCGTCGAGATCGCGTGCGCCGCGATCAAGCGCGACTCCGACCGGTTCGACTTCGCCGCGGGGGAGTTCCAGGCGGCGGGCCGGCGCATCGCGCCGGCTGCGCTGCGGGCGCTCGTGGGCGCGTTCGCCGACGACGTCACCGAGCTGGCCGCCGCCTGCCAGCAGCTGATCTCCGACATCCCCGGCGACATCGGTGAGCAGATCGTGGAGCGCTACTACGGCGGGCGCATCGAGACGACCGCGTTCGCCGTGGCCGACACCGCGATCGCGGGACGCTACGGCGAGGCGCTCATCACGCTGCGGCACGCCTTGGCGAGCGGCGCCGACCCGGTTCCGCTCGTCGCCGCGATCGCCTCGAAGCTGCGCACGATGGCGCGCGTCGCGGGCTCCCGCGAGTCCGCGCGCGAGCTGGCCGCCCGTCTCGGCCTGAAGGACTGGCAGGTCGACCGCGCCCGCCGCGACCTCAGCGGATGGAACGAGGCATCCCTCGGTCTCGCGATCCAGGCCGCTGCGCGGGCGGATGCCGAGGTCAAGGGCGGCTCTCGCGACCCCGTCTTCGCCGTCGAACGCCTCGTCACCGTCATCGCCACCCGCGCCCCCTTCGGCGCCTGA